The following are encoded in a window of Amphibacillus xylanus NBRC 15112 genomic DNA:
- a CDS encoding AAA family ATPase: protein MKIKQLHIYGFGKWQDQKWDFNDQQLSVIAGENEAGKSTIRAFILFMLFGLPPQQRKRYLPKRGGQLGGRMIIQGSDGQDYTIERVDNRSNAEAICYDQHGQKLAPDWLTEELNGVDRTLYNQIFNFDVFALQVEGGFSKEQLGEILLSIGMTGSDRIYQTEKQLNKSLDDQFKKGGSKPRLNQLIKQLTEQEKELKQLEDTVEAYQAHQEKSQAYQAEMKAIRLEIGRLKNELNLLVEQQRVYPAIETYHLNKQELLEYPEQIDFPEQGEERYKRLKETLQPLQADVEVIKRQLTELKSDHDELVEHLYPKQIINQIEKRLNQAREYQALVQEKYQIERQIKEKNQSISTQLNELQLNLTEADLEDLPLNYTTEQTWQDLAEQAVQNKQKLSENKSLLETLINQKSSLTTERELLETKTLSAREKEMTEQELEQINQRLYQPKQTDHPLIKQYNTQRIFNIVMISILLLSIILLLSSKHSLLNSILTGALLIVGGIFIWQQMKLRKKSLHMLNTQTEEATAEWHDRRILLMEKLTSHDHHRDQLLLASNKLKEVDDQYHVVKEQLVTLELEEARLTQLINEEKSKFSFLQSLSVQFWPDLAGRLRDIIDLMHQRDQLKATLTDLKEQLNQFEVETIEQFGQLIKADKTDFQSYLDQLKDLLFQQQTLLDRKDKLESRLTTMYDEQKQAEAKTIPYQKELDELLALAKVNSEEDFIKKAKLYQQWHELKETQQEMVRQIKVHLPDDLVGSILAGGYLTKTELNAKIQSNEAELRALDHQLNDLIKKDADLQAILNTLAHSKASLELKHAFHLTRDKLIEGAKEWLINQLALMQIERTKTIFQTSYLPVVLEKASAFFMQLTKGRYMNIDFDLDHTQLFLLASDQQTYQLEELSQGTMDQLFVSIRLGISSWLAEHIQLPFLIDDGFVHFDQQRKQEMERILEGLSDVHQIIYFTKDIPTNEQLRDKVEDRVIILS, encoded by the coding sequence ATGAAAATTAAACAACTACATATATACGGATTTGGAAAATGGCAAGATCAAAAGTGGGACTTTAATGACCAGCAATTATCAGTTATTGCAGGTGAAAATGAAGCCGGTAAATCAACGATACGTGCATTTATTTTATTTATGCTTTTTGGTCTACCACCCCAACAACGAAAACGATACCTGCCGAAGCGTGGTGGCCAATTAGGTGGACGAATGATCATTCAAGGATCAGATGGTCAAGATTACACAATTGAGCGTGTTGATAATCGATCGAACGCTGAAGCGATTTGTTATGATCAACATGGACAAAAACTTGCTCCTGACTGGTTAACTGAGGAGTTAAATGGAGTTGATCGCACGCTTTATAATCAGATCTTCAATTTTGATGTGTTTGCCTTACAGGTGGAGGGGGGGTTTTCCAAGGAACAGTTAGGAGAAATCTTATTAAGCATCGGGATGACTGGCTCAGATCGAATTTACCAAACGGAAAAACAACTCAATAAATCATTAGATGACCAATTTAAAAAGGGTGGTTCAAAACCAAGGCTTAATCAATTGATTAAGCAACTTACTGAGCAAGAAAAAGAATTAAAACAGTTAGAAGATACCGTCGAGGCTTATCAAGCACACCAAGAAAAAAGCCAAGCATATCAAGCTGAGATGAAGGCAATTAGGTTAGAAATTGGCAGGCTAAAAAATGAATTGAACCTCTTAGTTGAACAACAGCGTGTTTATCCTGCAATTGAAACATACCATTTAAATAAGCAAGAGCTGCTAGAGTATCCTGAACAGATTGATTTTCCTGAGCAAGGTGAAGAACGATATAAGCGGTTGAAAGAAACACTTCAACCACTCCAAGCAGATGTTGAAGTAATTAAAAGACAATTAACTGAATTAAAATCAGATCATGATGAGCTTGTCGAACATCTTTATCCAAAGCAAATCATTAATCAGATTGAAAAGCGTCTTAACCAAGCTAGAGAATATCAGGCACTAGTTCAAGAAAAATATCAAATTGAACGACAAATTAAAGAAAAAAATCAGTCGATCTCTACACAACTTAATGAACTTCAGCTTAATTTAACAGAGGCTGATTTAGAAGATTTGCCGTTAAACTACACAACAGAACAGACTTGGCAGGATTTAGCTGAGCAAGCTGTTCAAAATAAACAAAAATTATCAGAGAATAAATCATTACTTGAAACATTGATAAACCAAAAAAGCTCGTTAACCACAGAGCGCGAGCTGCTTGAAACTAAAACACTATCAGCGCGTGAAAAGGAAATGACTGAGCAAGAATTAGAGCAAATTAATCAGCGACTATATCAACCAAAGCAAACTGATCATCCATTAATAAAGCAATATAACACGCAACGAATCTTTAATATCGTAATGATCAGTATACTACTACTCAGCATCATCTTACTTCTATCAAGTAAACACAGCTTGTTAAATAGTATACTAACAGGTGCACTTCTAATTGTCGGTGGAATTTTTATTTGGCAACAAATGAAATTACGGAAAAAATCGCTACACATGCTCAACACACAGACAGAAGAAGCGACAGCTGAATGGCATGATCGACGGATTTTATTAATGGAAAAACTCACCTCTCATGATCATCATCGTGATCAATTGTTGCTTGCGTCTAACAAGTTAAAAGAGGTTGATGACCAATACCATGTTGTAAAAGAGCAGCTAGTAACACTAGAGCTTGAGGAAGCGAGACTGACACAATTAATAAACGAAGAGAAAAGCAAGTTTTCATTCCTACAAAGCTTGTCAGTTCAATTTTGGCCAGATTTAGCTGGTCGTTTAAGAGACATTATTGACCTTATGCATCAGCGTGATCAATTAAAAGCCACACTTACCGATTTAAAAGAGCAGCTTAATCAATTTGAAGTGGAAACAATAGAGCAATTTGGTCAGCTCATTAAGGCTGATAAAACTGATTTTCAAAGTTATTTAGATCAGCTTAAGGATTTGCTGTTCCAACAGCAGACGCTACTCGACAGGAAAGATAAATTGGAAAGCCGCTTAACAACTATGTATGATGAGCAAAAGCAGGCTGAAGCAAAAACGATTCCATATCAAAAAGAATTGGACGAGTTATTAGCATTAGCAAAGGTCAACTCGGAAGAAGATTTTATTAAAAAAGCAAAACTTTATCAGCAGTGGCATGAGCTAAAAGAAACACAGCAAGAAATGGTTCGCCAAATAAAAGTGCACTTACCAGATGATTTAGTTGGCTCCATTTTAGCAGGTGGTTACTTAACAAAAACCGAACTGAACGCTAAGATTCAGTCGAATGAAGCTGAATTACGAGCACTTGATCATCAATTAAATGATTTAATCAAAAAAGACGCCGATCTACAAGCGATTTTAAACACGCTAGCACATTCAAAGGCATCGCTTGAATTAAAGCATGCGTTTCATTTAACGAGGGATAAATTGATTGAAGGGGCTAAAGAATGGCTGATCAATCAATTGGCTTTAATGCAAATCGAGAGGACAAAAACGATCTTCCAAACATCTTATTTGCCAGTAGTTTTAGAAAAAGCTTCCGCATTTTTTATGCAATTGACAAAAGGACGATATATGAATATTGATTTTGATCTAGATCATACGCAATTATTTTTACTAGCTTCAGATCAGCAAACATACCAGCTTGAGGAGTTATCACAAGGGACGATGGACCAATTATTTGTCTCGATTAGATTAGGAATCAGTAGTTGGTTAGCTGAGCATATTCAGTTACCATTCTTAATTGATGATGGGTTTGTTCATTTTGACCAGCAACGAAAGCAGGAAATGGAGCGTATTTTAGAAGGACTTAGTGATGTCCATCAAATTATATATTTCACGAAAGATATACCAACAAATGAACAATTGCGTGATAAAGTAGAAGATAGAGTGATCATTTTAAGCTAA
- a CDS encoding HD domain-containing protein, which yields MKLESNYFFGQIPIEIEMNEEEIDYIQQRFPAPELPSGQNVFSIDDQTAGNQVKQRLLLNDYEVRLTRTNKNFLRLSFSNNAGMIQAKMWDNQGMINRVLPLLEEYSVFDVEAIVDDYNNQKSLTINRLTPVDEKINPFSLLPYTDEDYNHLTIELYSYLDQLDEPYSTLAKETLFLFWSDFSIAPAAKGHHHNYLGGLLKHTVGLMRIARYILNEQKGHIEAVITLINLVEKSYKKDLYLAYKNNEPLNYASTWNQTIDHLYTMTTGAMNFKDQSPDYNILIVSILFHDLGKILEYDHAGLSHKAFEVLFPTANRESLETRKQAGISMDPLGVMIGHIPYGFLLFSKLLEQFNISLDIDAVHQISHCILCHHGLPEWGSAVKQPQTIEGYLIHIVDYLDSRYENAK from the coding sequence ATGAAATTGGAATCCAATTATTTTTTTGGACAAATACCGATCGAAATTGAAATGAATGAAGAAGAAATAGATTATATACAACAACGTTTTCCTGCTCCTGAATTACCGAGCGGGCAGAATGTTTTCTCAATTGATGATCAAACTGCTGGGAATCAGGTTAAACAACGCTTACTATTAAATGATTATGAAGTGCGACTCACTCGGACAAATAAGAATTTTCTCAGACTCTCGTTTAGTAACAATGCTGGGATGATTCAAGCGAAAATGTGGGACAATCAGGGCATGATTAACCGTGTCCTACCACTACTTGAAGAGTATTCAGTATTTGATGTTGAAGCAATCGTTGATGACTATAACAATCAAAAATCACTAACTATTAATCGTCTTACACCTGTTGATGAGAAAATTAATCCATTTTCATTACTTCCTTACACAGATGAAGATTACAATCATTTAACAATTGAATTATATAGCTACCTTGATCAGTTAGATGAGCCTTATTCAACCTTAGCTAAAGAAACACTCTTTCTTTTCTGGTCTGACTTTAGTATCGCTCCTGCAGCAAAAGGACATCACCATAACTACTTAGGCGGACTACTAAAGCATACTGTCGGATTAATGCGAATTGCACGTTATATTCTCAATGAACAAAAAGGACATATCGAAGCAGTTATTACATTGATTAACCTAGTTGAAAAAAGCTATAAAAAAGATCTTTACCTTGCATATAAAAATAATGAGCCACTTAATTACGCATCAACATGGAATCAAACAATCGACCATCTCTATACGATGACTACTGGGGCAATGAATTTTAAAGACCAAAGCCCTGATTACAATATTTTAATTGTGTCAATTTTGTTTCATGATCTTGGAAAAATACTTGAATATGACCATGCAGGATTATCACATAAAGCATTTGAAGTACTTTTCCCAACAGCAAATCGCGAAAGCTTAGAAACTCGTAAACAAGCTGGTATCAGTATGGATCCGCTTGGTGTTATGATTGGCCATATTCCATATGGATTTTTACTATTCAGCAAGCTACTAGAGCAATTTAACATTTCACTAGATATCGATGCTGTTCATCAAATTAGTCACTGTATTTTATGCCACCATGGTTTACCAGAATGGGGCTCAGCAGTTAAGCAGCCTCAAACAATTGAAGGCTACTTAATTCATATCGTTGACTACTTAGATAGCCGTTATGAAAATGCCAAATAA
- a CDS encoding metallophosphoesterase family protein produces MLENIKFIHAADLHLDSPFKGMSTLPSSLYQELKSSTFSALDNLVKLAIDEAVDFVLIVGDLFDQSLRSVYAEMQFLLACEKLAEANIPVYLSYGNHDYLNAKTRTLKYPDNLHVFDSDQVECKIFNKNGHPLVAIHGFSYLEQAVLSNKALEFQPIEGVPYQIGMLHGSTGQADEHDNYAPFQLSDLRAKKIDYWALGHIHKRAILGTDPAIVYPGNTQGRSSKELGEKGCYLVELDQTETKLTFVPLQFIRFENVTVDLKDCDDLDQVYQLINDKLNQFGQKKIIVYLNLINASQQMIKHYHQGDLKDLIDVFNEQQADMRNWIWIQSYKVEQEKEAIENLLKTRDPFIKQLLKQFDQVDWNATAKDLWQHRQAKRFLPELTDDEKKEIIEAAKELALYQLIGVNQNEN; encoded by the coding sequence ATGCTAGAAAATATTAAATTTATTCATGCTGCCGATTTGCACTTAGATAGTCCGTTTAAAGGGATGAGTACTTTACCTAGTTCACTTTATCAAGAGTTAAAATCGAGTACGTTTTCAGCTTTAGACAATCTTGTCAAACTTGCGATTGATGAAGCAGTTGATTTTGTTTTAATAGTTGGGGATCTTTTTGATCAATCATTAAGAAGTGTTTATGCTGAGATGCAGTTTCTACTAGCTTGTGAAAAATTAGCTGAAGCTAATATTCCGGTATATTTAAGTTATGGTAACCACGACTATTTAAATGCGAAAACTCGTACGCTGAAATATCCAGATAACCTTCATGTCTTTGATTCTGATCAAGTTGAATGTAAAATTTTTAACAAAAACGGCCATCCGCTCGTTGCGATTCATGGCTTTAGCTATTTAGAACAAGCAGTACTAAGTAATAAAGCATTAGAATTTCAACCGATTGAGGGAGTCCCATATCAAATTGGCATGCTTCACGGGAGTACGGGACAAGCAGATGAGCATGACAATTATGCGCCATTTCAATTAAGTGATTTACGTGCAAAAAAAATTGATTATTGGGCGTTAGGACATATTCACAAACGAGCTATTTTAGGAACGGATCCCGCGATTGTCTATCCTGGTAATACGCAAGGCCGATCAAGTAAGGAATTAGGAGAAAAGGGATGTTATTTAGTTGAGCTTGATCAAACTGAAACAAAGCTAACTTTTGTACCGTTACAATTCATTCGATTTGAAAATGTTACGGTTGATTTAAAAGACTGTGATGATCTTGATCAGGTTTATCAGCTCATCAACGATAAACTGAATCAATTTGGACAGAAGAAAATTATTGTTTATTTAAACTTAATTAACGCATCACAGCAAATGATCAAACACTACCACCAAGGTGATTTAAAGGACTTAATTGATGTATTTAATGAACAACAAGCTGATATGCGGAATTGGATTTGGATCCAGTCTTATAAAGTAGAACAAGAAAAAGAAGCAATCGAAAATCTACTTAAAACACGTGACCCATTTATAAAGCAGTTGTTAAAGCAATTTGATCAAGTTGATTGGAATGCCACAGCAAAAGATTTGTGGCAGCATCGCCAGGCGAAGCGATTTTTACCAGAACTGACTGATGACGAGAAAAAAGAAATCATTGAAGCGGCTAAAGAGCTTGCCCTCTATCAATTGATTGGGGTGAATCAAAATGAAAATTAA